The DNA sequence CCGGAGTCCATCACTACCGCAGCCTATTCGCACAAAAGGGCGTAAATCTCCATGGGGTCGGTAGAATTTAGGAGCTTACTTTTAAGTTCATCATTACGCAGTTTTGCACTAAAATGGGAGATCGTCTGCAAATAATAATCATGCTGATTGTTTGCAGCGGCAATCATAAAAACCAATCGCACGGGGTTTCCGTCAACAGCGTCAAAGTCTAAAATATCCCTTTTAGAAATACCTACAGCCATGACAAGATCGGTAACGGAAGAAAGCCTTACATGAGGAATAGCAATTCCTCTTCCTACAGCGGTAGACATAAGGGCCTCCCTTTTTAGTATGGAATCTAAAAGCTCTGTCGAATTCTTTACCTGCGGTGCCTTGGCCAGCACCTCGGACATCATAACCAAAACATCATGCTTTGAAGCATAATCCAAAAGGACAACCCTGTCGGGCGACAAAAAACTTTCGGTTACTATTTTATGCTGCTTAGGAGCTGAAGTTTTTGAAGAAGCTAACCTTTCATCAACCCAGCTCTCAATATCATCTTTTTTAAAACGCCAGACCGTCCCAATCTTTCCGGCAGGTATTTCACCTTTTTGAGCCCACTCGTAGACGGTTCTCTCGGAAACACGCAAATAACGGGCAACTTCTTCAATAGTTAAAATTTCGCTTGCCAATAACTTACCTCACTAAACATTTAAGCTTGCTCGACTAAACATACAAACAAAAAATGAGCTCAAGTATTCTGCATAAAATGTAAGAATATGTCAAGATATAGCAAAGTTTTTTATCCGTTTTTTACGGCCCTTGCCAATTCACGGCCTCTTTCTTTTAATATCCGCTTATCTTCATCGCTGAGCTTACCCTGCCATTCATGGGATTCGATATTGGTCCACTTAAATTTTTCTATTTTTTCCTCGTATTCTTTTTTGGCTCCCCCTACCCAGCCCCAACTTCCTATGCGGAACACCTTTTTATTGATAAAGTGTTTTCTTTCAAAGAGGTCAAGGATATGGGCCATGGGCGGGAACATCTTGTACTCATAGGTAGGCATTGCCAATAAAAGACCTGCTGAGCGGTAGGCCTCGCCCAAAATAAAGGTAGCATCCGTGTCGGGAATTCTATAGATAGAATAAGGGACGCCTTCTTCATCTATGCCTTCAATAACCGCATCAAGGCCGGCCTTGGTATAGCCATACATTGAGCCCCAAATAATACAGATGGTCTTTTCCAACCCGCTTCCGGTTCCGGTATTATAATCTGCAAATTTTTTATAAAGATTTACGATTCGTGAAGGATTTCCCCTCCAAACAAGACCGTGACTCGGACAAATAAATTTAAGCTCAAGGGCGGCAAGTTTTTCGATTCCCTTGTTTACAAAGGTACTGAAACTTGCAACGATGTTTGCATAGTACCTAAGGGCTTCATTTTCAAAAAATTTAAGCTCATCTTCCGTGTGCTGATCATCGAAGATTTTTTCGCCTATACAGCCGTATGAGCCGAAAGCATCGCAAGAGAATAAAATTTTATCGTCAGGGTCATAGGTCATCATAGTTTCAGGCCAGTGGATATTGGGAGTTTCATAAAAAATAAGTTTTTTACCTCCGCCTAGGTCCAAAACCTCTCCGTCTTTTACTGCCCTTACCCCCTCGTTTATCTTAAAAAAGTTTTTGACAAGGGCAACACCTTTTGCAGAAGCCAAGATCTCAGCTTTTGGATTTTCTTGCCGCACAAGGCTTATAAGGTCTGCATGATCCGGTTCAAGATGGTTTAAAATTACATAGTCAAAAGAAGAAAATAAAAGTCCTATGGATTCAAGCTGCTTTCTGTAAGAATCTACCGAGCCGTCCCAGTCTTTTACTATATCTATAAGGGCTGTTTTTTCTCCCTTTACAACATAAGAATTTATAGAAACGCCGTGGGGCAATAACCATATACCCTCAAAGCGTGCAGTTCTGTCATGTATATCTGCATGAATACAATAAACGGATTCTGTAAGTTTTTTTGCTTCCATAAAATTGATACCTCCATAAGATAAAAGCTGCGGATTAAAAACTAACCCGCAGCTTAAATATTATCATAAGAAATGTATTTGCTCAAGAGAATTAACTTTTTTTTTTACGTAAAAGATATTAACAAGATTAGGGTATATTCCACAAAAAATCATAATTTTTTTATCTTAATCTTTACATATTTATTGTTTTATGATATACTTTCCCCTGGTAATGTATATTACCGACAAAAATACTTGGAGGACACTATGAAAAAAATTGTGGTGCTGATTGTAACACTGGTGCTGGCTTTTTCCTTGATCGCATGTGGAGGAAACAGTGCAGCAACAACTAAAACAAACGAAAGGCCCTTCGTTGTAGCTTCTGCCGAATTTAACGGCGACTTTTACTCAGGCTGGACAAATTCGACCTATGACAACGATATCCGGAAGTTGATTTGGGCATTCGGTCTTATGAACGAAAATGCCAAGGGTCAAGTTGAAGATTCGCTTCTCGTTGCAGAAAAAAAGGTAAGCGATGACCTCAAAACATGGACATTTAAGCTTGTAAAAGGTGCAAAATTCCACAACGGCGAAGCCCTTACTGCAAAGGACGTAAAGTTTACCTATGACTTTTACATGGACACAAAAGCTTTAAGCGATACGGGAGGATCGTCAACACTCAACGACTATGTTGAAAGTATTGAAATTGATGAAGCTGCAAATACCGTAACTTTCCATCTTAAAAAAGTCAGCTATACCATTGACACAGCCGTATTCAGTACTTATTACCTCTTCCCCGAAGAAACCTTCACAAAGGGTGCAAAGGAAGAAGGTCTTACAGTACAGCAGTATGTAAAAAAGCATATTTCAAACCCAATCGGCTACGGCCCCTACAAGATGGCCGAGTACAAGGAAGGCGAATATGTTAAGTTGGAAGCTTACAAAGATTATCTCGGCAAAGTACCTGCCATCAAAGAGGTAATCGTTAAAGTTGTTCCCAGCGAAACAGAACTTGACCAGCTCCTTCAGGGTGAAGTAGACATGCTGACAGGTCAAGGTCAAGCCGAAAAAATCGATCCCGTTAAAGATAAGCCCGGTTTTGCTTATACCAATTACTACAGACACGGAGGAGGAACAATCGCCCTCCACTGTAACTTCGGCCCCACTTCCCTTACGGAAGTACGCCAGGCCTTTGCCTATGTTCTTAACAGACCGAAAA is a window from the Treponema denticola genome containing:
- a CDS encoding ABC transporter substrate-binding protein; translated protein: MKKIVVLIVTLVLAFSLIACGGNSAATTKTNERPFVVASAEFNGDFYSGWTNSTYDNDIRKLIWAFGLMNENAKGQVEDSLLVAEKKVSDDLKTWTFKLVKGAKFHNGEALTAKDVKFTYDFYMDTKALSDTGGSSTLNDYVESIEIDEAANTVTFHLKKVSYTIDTAVFSTYYLFPEETFTKGAKEEGLTVQQYVKKHISNPIGYGPYKMAEYKEGEYVKLEAYKDYLGKVPAIKEVIVKVVPSETELDQLLQGEVDMLTGQGQAEKIDPVKDKPGFAYTNYYRHGGGTIALHCNFGPTSLTEVRQAFAYVLNRPKIIELFLGQYGISSNGPYSKNDWPLWDDDEENLIGTAAVGKFESTLTSYDILDKDGKFDEAANIAKAQELLDKAAARTDGDYAKLTGNAKSGYLWEGKPLEIKITYTPFWSDTYNLIFNDTYVSKLGFKISLTGLDWPVMYSHWTGDTKEERTYHAFVGGVGYVLKANPKADYATNLIMPWGQPSSNNVMFTGGSSYTPAEWDQLLDDIENVHPVTGREEYRKNWRKFVTVINKEVPVIPVYSNNYFDLFTDKLENFHTTALWNWARALPEANWKK
- a CDS encoding FprA family A-type flavoprotein, whose translation is MEAKKLTESVYCIHADIHDRTARFEGIWLLPHGVSINSYVVKGEKTALIDIVKDWDGSVDSYRKQLESIGLLFSSFDYVILNHLEPDHADLISLVRQENPKAEILASAKGVALVKNFFKINEGVRAVKDGEVLDLGGGKKLIFYETPNIHWPETMMTYDPDDKILFSCDAFGSYGCIGEKIFDDQHTEDELKFFENEALRYYANIVASFSTFVNKGIEKLAALELKFICPSHGLVWRGNPSRIVNLYKKFADYNTGTGSGLEKTICIIWGSMYGYTKAGLDAVIEGIDEEGVPYSIYRIPDTDATFILGEAYRSAGLLLAMPTYEYKMFPPMAHILDLFERKHFINKKVFRIGSWGWVGGAKKEYEEKIEKFKWTNIESHEWQGKLSDEDKRILKERGRELARAVKNG
- a CDS encoding PTS sugar transporter subunit IIA; this translates as MASEILTIEEVARYLRVSERTVYEWAQKGEIPAGKIGTVWRFKKDDIESWVDERLASSKTSAPKQHKIVTESFLSPDRVVLLDYASKHDVLVMMSEVLAKAPQVKNSTELLDSILKREALMSTAVGRGIAIPHVRLSSVTDLVMAVGISKRDILDFDAVDGNPVRLVFMIAAANNQHDYYLQTISHFSAKLRNDELKSKLLNSTDPMEIYALLCE